The following are encoded together in the Proteiniphilum saccharofermentans genome:
- a CDS encoding MGH1-like glycoside hydrolase domain-containing protein, producing MKNILHILVCCVLFASVSMISGAQDRVYYSGRELSNPVYHDGQLSPVVGVHNIQVMRANREYPDASNGYGWTYNHQPMLAYWNGKFYLEYLSDEVGEHIPPSQTFLMTSEDGYRWSDPMVLFPRYKVPDGFTKPGNQMVAKGLEAIMHQRVGFYVSKSDRLIAMGYYGIALDEKDDPNDGNGIGRVVREIKKDGSFGPIYFIRYNHQFNEKNTDYPYFERSKDKEFVKACREILENPLYMMQWVEESDRDDPLIPLKKQYKAFSYYHLPDGNVVGLWKHALTSISKDGGKTWLEPVERARGFINSNAKIWGQRLSDGTYATVYNPAEFRWPLAISTSTDGIEYTTLNLVHGEITPMRYGGNYKSYGPQYVRGIQEGNGVPPDGDLWVTYSMNKEDMWVARVPVPVKTDATAHANDDLDTKEKLSDLTEWNIYSPLWAPVSLQKKEGHTWLALEDKDPFDYAKIERKIPKTGELSVSFKVMAAQVANGTLQIEFMDENGIACSRLELTPEGVFRVKGGARFSNMMQYESDREYTVRADLSASNNEIVVYVNEKRVGVRRFFAPVHSIERIVFRTGELRQHPTPETPADNYDDLPDAGEQDPLSAFYIRNLRTSDISGYQEGMILRYDHFRHYADYFNRMEEENIVQAIPNSESSEWMRKNIPLFECPQENFEEMYYYRWWSLRKHIKETPIGYVMTEFLVNRSYADKYNMIACAFGHHIYESRWLRDPQYLDQYIHAWYRGNEGKPMERFGNFSSWAADALYNRYLVDKDSVFLLDLLPDLENEYRRWETTHRLPNNLYWQGDVQDGMEESISGGRRKKYARPTINSYMYGNADALSKITLLAGEKEKSREYQLKRDTIKNLVDQVLWNEEHQFFETHRGDSLANVREAIGYIPWYFNLPDEGKYDVAWEQLTDEEGFLAPYGLTTAERRHPLFRKAGCCNCEWDGAIWPFATSQTMTAMANFMNNYSQTTVNDSIYYRLMELYVESQYHRGRPYIGEYQDEVTGYWLKGDQERSKYYNHSTFNDLLITGLIGLRPQEDNTLVVNPLLPADKWDWFCLDNLPYHGRSITILWDKNGDRYHQGKGFRIFVDGKEAGRSDQLEKIVCQDVL from the coding sequence ATGAAGAATATCCTGCATATTTTAGTTTGTTGCGTGCTGTTTGCATCAGTTTCAATGATATCCGGTGCACAGGACAGAGTATATTATAGCGGGCGGGAGCTTTCGAACCCGGTTTATCATGACGGACAGTTATCACCGGTTGTTGGGGTACACAACATTCAGGTAATGCGGGCAAACAGGGAGTATCCGGATGCTTCCAACGGGTATGGATGGACCTATAACCACCAACCCATGCTGGCTTATTGGAACGGAAAATTTTATTTAGAGTATCTGTCGGATGAAGTAGGTGAGCATATCCCCCCGTCACAGACATTTTTAATGACTTCGGAAGATGGATACAGATGGAGTGATCCGATGGTGTTATTCCCGAGATACAAAGTACCTGACGGATTCACAAAACCCGGCAACCAGATGGTGGCAAAAGGGTTGGAAGCGATCATGCATCAAAGGGTCGGGTTCTATGTATCCAAGTCGGACCGTCTTATCGCCATGGGATACTATGGTATCGCGTTAGATGAAAAAGATGATCCCAACGATGGGAACGGGATCGGCAGAGTGGTCCGTGAAATTAAAAAAGACGGTTCTTTCGGTCCCATCTATTTTATCCGCTATAATCATCAGTTTAACGAAAAAAATACGGACTACCCCTATTTCGAGAGAAGCAAGGACAAAGAATTTGTGAAAGCGTGCAGGGAAATCCTGGAAAATCCGCTCTATATGATGCAATGGGTCGAAGAGTCGGACAGGGATGACCCGTTGATTCCGTTAAAGAAACAATATAAGGCTTTTTCCTATTATCATCTGCCTGACGGCAACGTGGTAGGTTTATGGAAACATGCATTGACTTCCATTAGTAAAGACGGCGGAAAAACCTGGCTGGAACCCGTCGAAAGGGCGAGAGGTTTTATCAACAGTAACGCCAAAATATGGGGGCAGCGGTTGAGTGACGGCACCTATGCCACTGTATATAATCCGGCGGAATTCAGGTGGCCCCTGGCTATTTCTACCAGTACTGACGGGATAGAATACACTACGCTGAACCTTGTACATGGTGAGATCACCCCGATGAGATATGGTGGAAACTATAAGTCCTACGGGCCGCAATATGTCCGGGGGATACAGGAAGGCAACGGTGTCCCGCCCGATGGGGATCTTTGGGTAACCTACAGCATGAACAAAGAGGATATGTGGGTGGCCAGAGTGCCTGTACCTGTAAAAACGGATGCTACCGCCCATGCGAACGATGACCTGGATACCAAAGAAAAGTTATCCGATCTGACAGAGTGGAATATCTATTCTCCGCTATGGGCACCGGTTTCACTGCAGAAAAAAGAGGGGCATACCTGGCTTGCGCTGGAAGATAAAGATCCGTTTGATTATGCGAAGATCGAAAGGAAAATTCCTAAAACCGGGGAATTAAGCGTTTCGTTCAAAGTGATGGCCGCACAAGTGGCCAACGGCACTTTGCAGATTGAATTCATGGATGAGAACGGTATTGCCTGTTCCCGCCTTGAACTGACACCGGAAGGCGTTTTCAGGGTAAAAGGGGGAGCCCGTTTCTCCAACATGATGCAATATGAGTCTGACAGGGAATATACGGTGAGGGCAGATTTATCGGCATCCAATAATGAAATAGTGGTCTATGTGAATGAAAAGAGGGTAGGTGTCAGGAGATTTTTTGCACCGGTTCATTCCATCGAAAGAATCGTGTTCAGGACTGGCGAATTACGCCAGCATCCGACACCTGAGACCCCGGCGGATAACTATGACGACCTGCCCGATGCGGGAGAGCAAGATCCGTTGTCTGCGTTTTATATCAGGAACCTTCGTACGTCCGATATAAGTGGTTATCAGGAAGGCATGATCCTTCGTTACGATCATTTCAGGCACTATGCGGACTACTTCAACCGGATGGAAGAGGAGAATATTGTTCAGGCTATTCCAAACAGTGAATCGAGTGAATGGATGAGAAAAAATATACCGCTGTTTGAATGTCCTCAGGAGAATTTTGAAGAGATGTACTACTATCGCTGGTGGTCCTTGAGAAAACATATCAAAGAGACTCCCATAGGGTACGTCATGACCGAGTTTCTGGTAAACAGGTCGTATGCCGATAAATACAATATGATTGCCTGTGCTTTTGGTCATCACATCTATGAGTCGCGATGGCTTCGCGATCCGCAATATCTTGACCAGTATATCCACGCCTGGTATAGAGGAAATGAAGGAAAGCCGATGGAGAGATTCGGTAATTTCAGTTCGTGGGCGGCAGACGCCCTCTATAACCGTTATCTGGTAGACAAGGATAGCGTATTCCTGCTTGACCTGTTACCCGATCTGGAAAATGAATACCGCAGGTGGGAGACAACTCACCGGTTACCGAATAACCTCTACTGGCAGGGAGATGTACAGGATGGGATGGAGGAGTCGATCAGTGGCGGAAGACGCAAAAAATATGCCCGCCCCACCATCAATAGCTATATGTACGGAAATGCGGATGCTCTCTCGAAGATCACTCTGTTGGCCGGTGAGAAAGAAAAATCCCGGGAATACCAATTGAAAAGGGATACGATAAAAAATCTGGTGGATCAGGTACTCTGGAACGAAGAGCATCAGTTTTTTGAAACACACAGAGGGGATTCTCTGGCCAATGTAAGGGAAGCGATCGGCTATATCCCCTGGTATTTTAATTTGCCGGATGAGGGGAAATATGATGTAGCCTGGGAACAACTTACAGATGAAGAGGGTTTCCTGGCCCCATACGGGTTGACAACAGCCGAACGGCGTCACCCGCTTTTCCGTAAAGCAGGATGCTGTAATTGTGAATGGGACGGAGCAATCTGGCCGTTTGCGACCAGCCAGACCATGACGGCGATGGCCAATTTCATGAATAACTATTCCCAGACCACCGTGAACGACAGTATCTATTATCGTTTGATGGAACTGTACGTGGAATCACAATATCACAGGGGACGACCCTACATAGGTGAATATCAGGATGAAGTGACAGGCTATTGGTTGAAAGGGGATCAGGAGAGGAGCAAATATTACAATCATTCCACCTTTAATGATCTGTTGATTACCGGATTGATCGGGCTTCGTCCCCAGGAAGACAATACCCTTGTTGTAAATCCCCTGTTGCCGGCAGATAAATGGGATTGGTTCTGTCTGGATAATCTGCCATACCACGGTAGGAGTATTACGATCCTATGGGATAAAAACGGAGACCGCTATCATCAGGGAAAAGGTTTCAGGATTTTTGTGGATGGAAAAGAAGCGGGAAGATCGGATCAATTGGAAAAAATAGTTTGTCAGGATGTTTTGTAG
- a CDS encoding glycoside hydrolase family 43 protein, giving the protein MKHKLLLYFVVVIFSACAAAQDEKEVFLFTSFHEPADEGLRFLYSEDGYNWESIDGVWLKPSLGKHQLMRDPSIVKGPDNLYHLVWTTSWKGDLGFGYAQSEDLIHWSEPKMIPAMQDTTTVNVWAPEIFYDDVDDQYIIVWASCVPGKFERGVEDEDNNHRLYYLTTKDFETFSETRLFLDPGFSVIDAVVVKRAEKDYVLVLKDNTRLDRNLKVSFAESPVGPYSEPSDPFTEKFVEGPSVTKIGEEYLIYFDMYRKKKYGAKKTTDFIYFEDITDELHIPNGHKHGTVIKVPASVVDEMKNVSKKRD; this is encoded by the coding sequence ATGAAACATAAACTACTATTGTATTTCGTCGTTGTGATCTTTTCCGCATGCGCCGCAGCGCAGGATGAGAAAGAGGTTTTTCTGTTTACTTCATTTCATGAACCTGCTGATGAGGGGCTCAGGTTTCTTTATAGTGAAGATGGATACAATTGGGAAAGTATAGATGGAGTATGGCTGAAACCATCGCTGGGAAAACATCAGTTAATGCGTGATCCTTCCATTGTGAAAGGTCCTGATAATTTGTATCATCTGGTTTGGACTACCAGTTGGAAAGGAGATTTGGGATTTGGATATGCACAATCCGAAGATTTGATCCATTGGTCTGAACCGAAAATGATTCCTGCCATGCAAGATACGACGACCGTCAATGTATGGGCACCTGAAATATTTTATGACGATGTGGATGATCAATATATAATTGTCTGGGCATCTTGTGTCCCCGGTAAATTTGAGAGAGGTGTCGAGGATGAGGATAACAATCACAGGTTGTATTATCTGACCACGAAAGATTTTGAAACTTTTTCCGAAACCAGGCTTTTTCTGGATCCGGGATTCAGCGTGATTGATGCGGTGGTCGTCAAAAGGGCTGAGAAGGATTATGTGTTAGTGTTAAAAGACAATACAAGACTTGATAGAAACCTCAAGGTGTCATTTGCTGAATCACCTGTTGGGCCTTACTCCGAACCGTCTGATCCATTCACTGAAAAATTTGTGGAAGGTCCTTCCGTGACGAAAATCGGAGAGGAGTATCTGATATATTTTGATATGTATCGTAAGAAAAAGTATGGGGCGAAGAAAACAACCGACTTTATATATTTTGAAGATATTACGGACGAGTTGCATATTCCGAATGGGCATAAACACGGAACAGTAATTAAAGTGCCCGCTTCGGTTGTTGATGAGATGAAGAATGTAAGTAAGAAGAGAGATTAG
- a CDS encoding DUF3826 domain-containing protein, translating to MTRYIFLIGFILFGLISVNAQKAKTPEDIKYLEVLSNRSDKILDQYVRLPEGEIKEKVRDLMVKQYWDLNKIHDRKDRKIEELKQSGLPDEKFGKEKSKLENKAEKKLQKLQKKYLRNLSKYLNKQQIDGVKDGMTLGAFDHNYRGFTELIPSLKQDEKEYVYNQLVEARDKAMNMGSSEDKQAVFRQYKGKINNYLSQQGYDLDQERIEWNKRIEEAKRSKM from the coding sequence ATGACACGATATATTTTCCTGATAGGATTCATCCTCTTCGGATTGATTTCGGTAAATGCACAAAAAGCCAAAACACCTGAGGATATAAAGTATCTTGAGGTGTTGAGCAATAGATCTGATAAAATATTGGATCAGTATGTTCGTCTTCCTGAAGGAGAGATCAAAGAAAAAGTGCGTGATCTAATGGTGAAACAGTATTGGGATCTTAACAAGATACATGACCGGAAAGACCGGAAGATTGAAGAACTGAAACAATCCGGTTTGCCGGATGAAAAATTCGGAAAAGAGAAAAGCAAGTTAGAAAACAAAGCTGAAAAAAAATTGCAGAAATTGCAGAAAAAATATCTCAGGAACTTGTCGAAATATTTGAATAAACAACAAATTGACGGGGTCAAAGACGGAATGACCCTTGGTGCTTTCGACCATAACTACCGGGGTTTTACCGAGCTTATCCCCTCCCTGAAACAAGACGAAAAGGAGTATGTCTATAATCAATTGGTTGAGGCCAGGGATAAGGCTATGAATATGGGGTCATCGGAAGACAAACAGGCGGTTTTCAGGCAATATAAGGGTAAGATCAATAATTATCTGTCTCAGCAGGGATACGATCTTGACCAGGAACGGATTGAATGGAATAAACGTATTGAAGAAGCCAAAAGAAGTAAAATGTAA
- a CDS encoding polysaccharide lyase gives MNPCKNSIILLVVLVPHFMQAQYPQVPQEEEQKGKAFMEAVKLHNDAAWAKALPIVEKEAREGRPYIPWAGIPKALPQANIPAFPGAEGGGMFTPGGRGGKVYVVTSLDDEGPGTFREACEAGGARIVVFNVAGIIRLEKPISIRAPYITIAGQTAPGDGVVIAGESVDIDTHDVIIRHMRFRRGEVNVLRRDDALSGDAIGNIIVDHTSASWGLDESLSLYRNMWEAEPKRHPGRSPEKLPTVNITVQNSIIAETLDLYNHAFGSTFGGLNSTMTRNLFANNVARNPSVGMWGDFSFVNNVLFNWWNRTVDGGDYRSMWNFINNYYKPGPITPENDPVRYRIAKPEKGSIDSLIFGRVYAHGNVIDDNEEVTKDNWAGGIQLGMPHEKAKEHFEYMRSRTPFPMAHVRILPAREAFGWVLDNAGATLPKRDEVDTRIVKQVKTGIIEYKEGLETKDSKYVKRRLPADSYKKGIITDINQVGGYPEYKGEPYQDSDGDGMPDWWEVKYGLNPNDPSDANGDINGDGYTNIEKFINGINPETKIDWSNLQFNYDTLQENGSLHQE, from the coding sequence ATGAATCCTTGTAAAAACAGCATAATACTATTAGTGGTTCTTGTACCGCACTTTATGCAGGCACAATATCCCCAGGTACCTCAGGAAGAGGAGCAAAAGGGAAAAGCTTTTATGGAAGCAGTCAAACTCCATAATGATGCGGCATGGGCAAAAGCATTACCTATCGTAGAGAAAGAGGCACGGGAGGGACGTCCCTACATTCCGTGGGCCGGTATTCCCAAAGCATTGCCACAGGCCAACATACCCGCCTTTCCGGGTGCCGAAGGCGGAGGAATGTTCACGCCCGGAGGTCGCGGAGGCAAAGTGTATGTAGTGACAAGCTTGGACGACGAGGGTCCCGGAACGTTTCGTGAAGCATGTGAAGCCGGGGGAGCCAGAATAGTGGTCTTTAATGTGGCAGGTATTATCCGGTTGGAAAAACCGATATCGATACGCGCTCCGTATATTACCATTGCCGGACAAACAGCACCGGGTGATGGAGTGGTGATTGCCGGCGAGTCGGTGGATATTGATACGCATGATGTGATTATCAGGCATATGAGATTCAGAAGAGGAGAAGTGAATGTGTTGCGGCGCGATGATGCGCTAAGCGGTGATGCCATAGGCAATATCATCGTCGACCATACTTCTGCCAGTTGGGGGCTTGATGAATCCCTGTCACTCTACCGAAACATGTGGGAGGCAGAACCTAAACGACACCCGGGCAGGAGTCCCGAAAAACTGCCCACGGTCAACATCACTGTTCAAAACAGCATTATCGCCGAGACATTGGATCTCTATAATCATGCTTTCGGAAGCACGTTCGGAGGGCTCAACAGCACTATGACCCGGAATCTTTTTGCCAATAATGTGGCACGTAATCCGTCCGTAGGGATGTGGGGCGATTTTTCGTTTGTGAATAACGTGTTATTCAACTGGTGGAATAGGACCGTAGACGGAGGAGATTACAGGTCGATGTGGAATTTCATTAATAATTATTACAAACCCGGACCTATCACTCCCGAAAATGACCCGGTCCGATACCGGATCGCGAAACCTGAAAAAGGAAGTATCGATTCTCTTATCTTTGGCAGGGTATATGCACATGGCAATGTGATTGACGACAACGAAGAGGTAACAAAAGACAACTGGGCCGGGGGTATTCAATTGGGGATGCCGCATGAGAAAGCGAAAGAGCATTTTGAATATATGCGTTCAAGAACCCCGTTCCCGATGGCGCACGTCCGTATTCTCCCTGCACGCGAAGCTTTCGGATGGGTATTGGACAATGCCGGTGCTACCCTCCCGAAAAGAGACGAAGTGGATACACGTATCGTAAAACAGGTAAAGACAGGAATCATTGAATATAAAGAGGGATTGGAGACCAAAGATAGCAAATATGTAAAAAGAAGATTACCCGCGGATTCGTATAAAAAAGGGATCATCACCGACATAAACCAGGTAGGAGGTTATCCTGAATATAAAGGCGAGCCTTATCAGGACTCGGACGGTGATGGCATGCCCGACTGGTGGGAAGTAAAATACGGCCTGAATCCAAATGACCCGTCGGATGCCAATGGCGATATCAATGGCGATGGGTATACCAATATCGAGAAATTCATCAATGGTATCAATCCCGAAACAAAAATTGATTGGAGTAACCTTCAGTTCAATTATGATACGTTACAGGAGAACGGCTCCCTCCATCAAGAATAA
- a CDS encoding polysaccharide lyase encodes MNRKIGLFMFIFGLLYSASIVAQYPRIPKEVQAEANQMMEEARRQSDIAWEKALPVIEEEARAGRPYIPWAARPSDLPQAHIPAFPGAEGGGAYSFGGRGGKVIMVTNLNDSGPGSLREACEQGGARIVVFNVSGIIKLKSPLIVRAPYITIAGQTAPGDGICVAGESFWINTHDVVIRHMRFRRGETWVGRRDDAIGGNPVGNIMLDHISASWGLDENMSIYRHMWNDSTGKSDLKLGTVNITIQNSIFSEALDTWNHSFGATLGGENCSFMRNLFANNTGRNPSIGWNGVFNFVNNVVFNWMHRSVDGGDYTAKYNIINNYYKPGPVTPTSGPVSHRILKPESGRSQLSRKVYGMAFVNGNVMEGNERVTRDNWDGGVQVESLSDAGDYTDEIRWRTPFAMPSMTILDAYEAYDFVLENAGATLPKRDAVDERIARVVGTGVIEYAENVNLDGVPRFEHRRLPDDSYKLGIITDISQVGGYPEYKGEPYQDSDGDGMPDWWEVKYGLDPHDASDANGDLNGDGYTNIEKFINGINPETKINWSNPLFNHDTLKAKGNIHAQY; translated from the coding sequence ATGAATAGAAAGATTGGATTATTCATGTTTATCTTTGGGTTGTTATACAGTGCATCTATTGTCGCACAATATCCAAGGATTCCTAAAGAAGTACAAGCGGAGGCAAATCAGATGATGGAGGAGGCGCGGCGTCAATCCGACATAGCATGGGAAAAGGCCTTGCCTGTTATCGAAGAAGAGGCTCGGGCCGGAAGGCCTTATATCCCTTGGGCAGCGCGACCGTCCGATCTCCCGCAAGCCCATATTCCCGCCTTCCCCGGAGCTGAAGGGGGAGGCGCCTATAGTTTTGGTGGCCGGGGTGGGAAAGTGATCATGGTAACGAATCTGAACGACAGCGGTCCCGGCTCGCTCCGGGAGGCGTGTGAACAGGGAGGTGCACGTATTGTTGTGTTCAATGTATCGGGTATCATCAAATTAAAATCTCCCCTCATTGTCAGAGCTCCTTATATTACCATTGCGGGACAAACTGCACCCGGTGACGGGATCTGTGTAGCGGGCGAATCCTTCTGGATCAATACCCACGACGTGGTCATACGGCACATGCGTTTCCGTAGAGGGGAAACCTGGGTAGGCCGTCGCGACGATGCGATAGGCGGAAATCCGGTAGGCAATATTATGCTGGACCATATTTCCGCCAGTTGGGGGTTGGATGAAAACATGTCTATCTACAGGCATATGTGGAATGACAGTACCGGTAAAAGCGATTTGAAGTTGGGTACCGTGAATATCACTATTCAAAATTCTATTTTCTCAGAAGCGCTTGATACATGGAATCACTCTTTTGGCGCGACTTTGGGAGGCGAAAACTGTTCTTTTATGCGAAACCTGTTTGCCAATAATACAGGACGTAATCCTTCTATAGGATGGAACGGGGTATTTAATTTCGTGAATAATGTGGTTTTTAACTGGATGCACCGCTCTGTAGACGGTGGGGATTATACTGCGAAATATAATATTATCAACAATTATTATAAGCCGGGACCTGTTACACCAACCTCCGGACCTGTCAGCCACAGGATATTGAAACCGGAATCGGGTCGGAGCCAATTGTCGCGCAAAGTGTATGGAATGGCTTTTGTGAATGGCAATGTCATGGAAGGCAATGAAAGGGTAACCAGAGATAACTGGGATGGAGGAGTACAGGTAGAGAGCCTTTCGGACGCAGGAGACTATACGGATGAAATAAGATGGAGGACTCCTTTCGCGATGCCATCTATGACCATTCTGGATGCCTACGAAGCCTATGACTTTGTACTTGAAAATGCCGGTGCTACACTTCCCAAACGTGATGCTGTTGATGAAAGGATCGCAAGGGTTGTGGGGACAGGTGTCATTGAATACGCAGAGAACGTGAACCTTGACGGTGTCCCCAGATTCGAACACCGCCGTTTACCGGACGATTCATATAAGCTGGGTATCATCACGGATATAAGTCAGGTTGGTGGTTATCCTGAATATAAAGGTGAGCCTTATCAGGATTCGGATGGAGATGGTATGCCCGACTGGTGGGAAGTAAAATATGGCCTGGATCCTCATGATGCGTCGGATGCCAACGGAGATCTTAACGGGGACGGATATACCAATATCGAGAAGTTCATCAATGGTATCAATCCCGAAACAAAGATAAACTGGAGCAATCCTCTTTTTAATCACGACACGCTGAAAGCAAAAGGCAATATTCACGCACAGTACTAA
- a CDS encoding RagB/SusD family nutrient uptake outer membrane protein — translation MKRVLMKIIISKILISICILTFLLSCSDQFLQDKRDYNNLTTLDVYSDPEQAKAVFGTIYKQILERYNSPFCGSDPLMRQAQNTGGLQHIYTEELSDGGFRDGRYNGSNGKNTKAGNHIANPPYWNDPRSSSSNYNNFNRYTLFPTVFLINNFIIEIDRSRDLYNNDTFWDQLKGQAIFARAWLYFDAVRLWGGVPYYATDTDQPQPGDRSLRMPIQDCIDKICDDFQAAAELLPAVWDADNDGRFTSVAALAMISRVRVYAASPVFNANWDDPGSRRWQAALDASLAAEAAANTAGYGSSISDIESWDRAFYAYNGMFNPEAIIKIPKSDNVIAGAFNRWEQYVRPGAVISGTNAGMPAPDEVLMKFPMRNGRAAIEENGYNNEKFYRNRDPRFYRTFAFSGCEWPGTNTQIWLYTYKYSTSENQMYRYTDGSRGDGGAQKKSRAIVWKMSDPNVPIGGESTSGTDILEYRYAEILLNIAEAYAAKGDVGGAISYLSKIRSRVGVDAANNYGLNDITDKYSAIRTVLNERAVELAYEGKRSWDMRRWLLYEGGAGFDPRLADFDDGTRFYTPDLAWGKGWRIYDGKDGRPNYTKESNVLTKLGLPRFAGTKHSSKLWAYDIDNVYPVDEWNPNEGVIDHPLKTDERLLAVSPISRNMTESQRDAAFDKLDAFYDGVGMETVNPIQDSRMGHKYAMDSGTNVTDQNFLFAWRGWYYVYPIHYDMYTPGKGNDWIEQTAGWMTANANPTGLGPEEQDGTYYYCTPE, via the coding sequence ATGAAACGAGTACTTATGAAAATAATAATATCAAAAATATTGATCAGTATATGCATATTGACATTTTTGTTATCATGCAGCGATCAGTTTTTACAGGACAAGAGGGATTATAATAATCTAACGACATTAGATGTATACAGTGATCCGGAGCAGGCAAAAGCAGTATTTGGAACAATCTATAAACAGATATTGGAAAGGTATAATTCTCCTTTTTGCGGATCCGATCCGCTAATGCGACAAGCTCAGAACACAGGCGGTCTGCAGCACATTTACACGGAAGAGTTGTCTGACGGGGGGTTCAGGGACGGAAGGTATAATGGATCCAACGGTAAGAATACCAAAGCAGGGAACCATATTGCCAATCCTCCGTATTGGAATGATCCCAGAAGTTCCTCAAGTAACTATAATAATTTTAACAGATATACGCTCTTTCCTACTGTTTTTCTTATCAATAACTTTATCATTGAAATCGATCGATCCCGTGACCTGTACAATAATGATACGTTTTGGGACCAATTAAAAGGACAGGCTATTTTTGCACGTGCGTGGCTCTATTTTGATGCGGTTCGTTTATGGGGAGGTGTGCCCTATTATGCGACGGACACGGATCAGCCACAACCAGGCGATCGTTCTTTGCGTATGCCCATTCAGGATTGTATTGACAAAATCTGCGATGATTTCCAGGCAGCCGCAGAGTTGCTTCCGGCTGTGTGGGATGCTGATAATGATGGCCGATTTACTTCTGTGGCAGCATTGGCAATGATAAGCAGAGTACGTGTGTATGCTGCCAGTCCGGTGTTCAATGCCAATTGGGACGACCCCGGCAGCAGACGCTGGCAAGCAGCGCTCGATGCCAGCTTGGCTGCGGAAGCAGCGGCCAATACGGCAGGTTACGGATCGAGTATCAGTGATATTGAATCGTGGGACAGGGCATTCTATGCATACAATGGAATGTTTAACCCGGAAGCGATCATAAAGATTCCAAAAAGCGACAATGTAATTGCAGGAGCATTCAACAGATGGGAACAATATGTCCGTCCCGGAGCTGTGATTTCCGGAACCAATGCCGGTATGCCGGCACCTGATGAGGTTTTAATGAAATTTCCAATGAGAAATGGTAGGGCGGCGATAGAAGAGAATGGATACAATAACGAAAAATTCTATAGGAACAGGGATCCCCGGTTCTATCGTACTTTTGCATTCTCCGGATGTGAATGGCCGGGAACAAATACGCAGATTTGGTTGTACACCTATAAATACAGTACCTCTGAAAACCAAATGTACCGTTATACTGATGGCAGCAGAGGAGATGGAGGTGCTCAGAAAAAAAGCAGGGCGATTGTCTGGAAGATGTCAGATCCCAATGTTCCCATAGGAGGGGAATCAACCAGTGGGACAGATATATTGGAATATCGTTATGCTGAGATATTGTTAAACATCGCTGAAGCATATGCGGCAAAAGGTGATGTTGGGGGTGCCATCAGCTATTTGAGCAAAATACGTAGTCGTGTAGGTGTGGATGCGGCCAACAATTACGGGTTAAACGACATAACAGACAAATATTCTGCGATCAGGACTGTTTTGAATGAGCGTGCTGTAGAACTGGCATATGAGGGCAAACGCTCCTGGGATATGAGACGTTGGTTGTTGTATGAAGGAGGTGCCGGTTTTGATCCCCGACTTGCTGATTTTGATGATGGGACTCGCTTTTATACTCCCGATCTTGCATGGGGAAAAGGATGGCGTATTTATGACGGAAAAGACGGGAGACCCAATTACACCAAAGAAAGTAATGTATTGACAAAATTGGGACTTCCCCGGTTCGCGGGAACAAAACACTCCAGCAAACTTTGGGCATATGATATTGATAATGTATACCCTGTGGATGAGTGGAACCCGAATGAAGGAGTAATAGATCATCCTTTGAAAACAGACGAACGATTACTTGCAGTTTCGCCTATCAGCAGAAATATGACTGAATCCCAGAGAGATGCTGCTTTCGATAAATTAGATGCTTTTTATGATGGCGTTGGTATGGAAACAGTAAATCCGATTCAAGACAGCAGAATGGGACATAAATATGCCATGGATAGCGGAACAAATGTGACAGATCAAAATTTTCTGTTCGCTTGGCGCGGGTGGTACTATGTCTATCCGATCCACTATGATATGTATACTCCGGGAAAGGGAAATGATTGGATTGAGCAAACCGCAGGATGGATGACTGCCAATGCAAATCCAACAGGTCTTGGACCCGAAGAGCAAGATGGAACTTATTATTACTGTACACCGGAATAA